gcggcgcacggtgAGACGACAGGGTGCCCCAGTTCACCCCCACGGCCGCGTTGGCCGCCAAGAACCGCCGTTCCCGCACGCATGACAGAGCCAAGAGGAAGGCCAGGACCGTCGAGCAGGCGGCCATCGGCCTGTAAGTGTTCTTTTGGGCCAAAGAGGGGTCCTTGGGTGGGATTTGGTAGTTGGTAGgcgagaggaagacgaagatggTGTGAGCTGATGCTCTGGGCACTACCTGGTTAGCTAGTGTGAGGTCGAAGCTTAGTGAGGGGAAAAGAATGACAGAAAAGTGGGGAGAAGGGCAGATTCGGAAATACAACATTCTGAAGTACCAACTGCACCTTGGCACGATGGAACGGATAAAAAGGCATAGAGCCGTTGGATTGGAGGATCGAGGACTCAGGTCAGAACTAAAATACAAGTTTGGATTAACGATTTCAGGCCAACGGAGACTTTGATTTTCAAAAAACTCACGCAAACTGAAACCGAAAGGCGAACCCAAATTAACCAGAACCGAAACCGAATTAGCCGAAACTTATTTTCGGTGGCTAAGTGTAACCTCGGTTAACCAAATAAACCGAATTAGTATAAATAGTCTAAACGCATGTGATTACACACTTATATCTATGttattatatattttgtaTGAATTGCTTCTGAACTTTGATGTAACTTCAAGTCTGCAAGACCTTTAGTTATGTCATGGTTCCTTTGTTTGATACTCGAGTCATATAAGTTATGCTAAAATTTATGATTTGATGTTGTCTATTTTCTTGTCGGTTCACAAGTTCGGTAACATCTGTTTAAACCGACATTGAACCAAAATTTACAGTTAATCAAATTCACAAGACACTCGTTCTGTCCAAAGGTCTGCAATTGGTGAGTCCACCCAAATATTTTAATGTGTCTTATACTTCATTAGAGAGAGATGATTAACCGAAAAGTACTACTTTTgtgtgtgtctctctccccATTTTGGATTTGACCTCCCTTAGGGCCTCCACAATGTGCCAAAACCAAATTTGACTGATAAACATTATTTAGCACTGTGCCAAATTTGCTAGTTCTCCAACGTAACCAAAGACAAATATCTATTCGGTGGGATCCAAATTCTCTGCCAACATGTTTTTCTCTCCACGATCtctcatctccttcctccttccaCTCTTCTCTCTCTGCATTGTTTATTGTTTCCCCCAATTGGGAACTGAATCATCTACTTGCTCCGGTTCCCACTTTTCACAATTTGGCAACGGATTCACAGTGGATGGATCCGTGCCAAATGGCAAATTAGCAATTTGGCACCTTTATTTGGCACGCACTATGGAGGCCCTTACAacgtttttcctttcttttgtttctctctctGTTGTGTCAGGCATGGCATGaacctattttttttctcaccttttttcttcagtatattttgtttcttttgaagatGAAATTTTTGCGGGCTACATGTTTCTTTTGTAAAGTCACTGACTTTTAAGTCAGGTATCTAGGTCGGGAGTTCGCCGCCCTATTTCCGTAACCGAGCCGGATGCCGGCGGGGGGCGCAAGCAGCGTGCGCGGCTGTCCGGGTGTGGAGCGGCGCGTGGTTGTCTGGCCATGGTGCCTCGGCCGTGGGGCAGCCGTCACCGCTGGCAGGTGGGGCCAGTCCCACGCGTCAATGACGGTAAGGTCAGGGGCAGTACTGCACTGAATCCTCGTCGGGCCGTGCTATGGTTCCAAAGCCAAACCGACCACATAAATAGCCTGTTTTAGTTTTAAGCTGAACACAACAAGGGCACATTAGTCAATTAGATCACCATCCGTGCCTATGAACATCGATCTGCCCCGAAGTTCATAATCATTACCCTTTAGTTAACGTTCTTGATCAATTTGCAAAGGCAGCCAATCCGCAAGTAACAGGATGGTTTCAGTGATACTTTCACCTCAGCTATTGATTTTCATTTATGAAAAGAAGCCATCGATTTCACATCAGTCAACTAATCCTGAATTCAAACAGTTCTATTTagataaaataataattctgAAGCATATTGAGCTTCTCATGTTGGAAGATGTAACATAAAAACCTTACTGGAATTAGTTACAATTCAAGAGCGCGGCACACCAGCTATAAACCGGCCAGGGGTTCATCAAGGATGAAGGAAACCAAGTTAAGAGCACATCAACCAATCTTCAGAATGATCGCGTAATCACAACTTTGGATGCAAGGAGGGCGGGGCTCGAGGACGGGGCCTGATGAAATCCAGCACAAGTGAAGTCAGCTCTTGCTCATGGCCTGTGTACCAATGGTTGGCTCCCGCAACTATGTGCAACTCATGGTTTGGGATGTTCGCAGCGAACATCAGGGCGTCCCTCGCTGGGACCGTTTCATCTTTGGAGCCATGAACCGTGAGGACCCTGCAAATCGATCGATACACATTTTCCTCATAGATTGCTGATGAGAGTTGGTCCAGGTGCAAGAGAGTAGCTTACAACCTGCAGTTTTTGCTTATGGAGCGGCTGGAAAGAAGGGTGTCAGTGCTCAACCGATCTCGTAGACTTTCTTCTGTCACCCGGTACTCAAACTCCCCTGTGTAAGTGCATAGCAACAGAAAATGTTGTAATAGGGTAAGTGAGCATAACAACGGGGCTATGTTTCCAAAATAAATCTTGAAGGTACTCTTTTGCAGGTTATATCTATGGACATAACCAGAAACACGGAATAATGCTCCAGCCTCTGATGCACCGATGCAGTTATACTAAATAATAAATCATATGATGCACTAATGCAGTTACACTACCAGAATGATGCATAACTTTTACTTGGAAAACTTGACAATATTTGATCGATTCATAGAACTGTGATGGCGTAAGATTTGTATTatttaacaaaaagaaaatgccaTATCAAGTGCAACACATTTACACCTTTTCTATTCCTGACGTCTATGTATCCATCTTTCCTTATTCTCTGAATGAAATTCTTCCCCAGACGCCCTTCCATACCGTGCTCTAATGCAAAGCGGCCAGAAATATTCACAATGGCAGGAACATCAGGGTACATGGAAGCATATAAGAGCACTGCATTTCCTCCTAAAAGTAAGACATACACACAgtgaaaatacaaaaaataaactgTCAAAAGTAACATACGTGAAGAGCATGCCCGTCACATACATGTACATGATGAAGAAAGCGAGATACCGATATATAATAAATACATGATGCATTAAAACAACACAACTGcatgcttttcttttcaattatAAATGAATACACCTTTAGAGGTCCTTCCATAAGGCAACAAATACATAAAGCAGTATACCAGGTATGAGTTCCATTTGACATTGAAAGTTAGTAAGAACTCATACTTGATGGATATAAACAACATATCACAGCAGCTTACCTACCTTTACTATGCCCAACAAGAGCAATTATGTCATACTTCTGTTCTGATAAGTAAGATACTACAGACCTCAAGTCCTCTGCCTCTTTTTGGTAGTTTCCACACTGGAATTCACCTTCACTTTCcctgcaaaagagaaagagcaCATGTAATTTCAGTAACTGAAGAAAAATCAATTGTGGCAGGTAGCAGTACAGTTCTGAAAGAATATTAAGCTATTAATATACAGATTCTAATTGGAGAATTTCTGCTGTTGCTACAACTTGCTGACATAGTAGAAAGTGCATGGAAATGCCTATCCCTAACCCACAAACATTTTAATTCAAAACCAAAGTGAAAGTCTGCATCATGAACGATATCATGCTGTGATCTATGCCAGTCACCACAACGTCTTTACAAGTGG
The Brachypodium distachyon strain Bd21 chromosome 2, Brachypodium_distachyon_v3.0, whole genome shotgun sequence genome window above contains:
- the LOC100828686 gene encoding uncharacterized protein LOC100828686 isoform X2, which gives rise to MLGSPLEAHYRTGSPPAHRLDSGARLRPLKINGAGLRPCVPLACRPCPVDADGEIAQVPRESEGEFQCGNYQKEAEDLRSVVSYLSEQKYDIIALVGHSKGGNAVLLYASMYPDVPAIVNISGRFALEHGMEGRLGKNFIQRIRKDGYIDVRNRKGEFEYRVTEESLRDRLSTDTLLSSRSISKNCRVLTVHGSKDETVPARDALMFAANIPNHELHIVAGANHWYTGHEQELTSLVLDFIRPRPRAPPSLHPKL
- the LOC100828686 gene encoding uncharacterized protein LOC100828686 isoform X1, with protein sequence MELDSDRACLSPAVPVLSMPTEKSPKSPVVCVQRVLISNKHSEELVGLLHEACSKELVILCHGFRATKDGSILVDLAAAIAKEEINSFRFDFAGNGESEGEFQCGNYQKEAEDLRSVVSYLSEQKYDIIALVGHSKGGNAVLLYASMYPDVPAIVNISGRFALEHGMEGRLGKNFIQRIRKDGYIDVRNRKGEFEYRVTEESLRDRLSTDTLLSSRSISKNCRVLTVHGSKDETVPARDALMFAANIPNHELHIVAGANHWYTGHEQELTSLVLDFIRPRPRAPPSLHPKL